AAACCATTTGAGTACATAGTCACCATGGAAGAAACAAATGAAGACAAAAAGGAAGAGGAAATAGATTACGTTGTACTCAGGATCACACCCGTGGATTTTGATGAAAAAGATGATAGGATATATGTTGAAGTGGAGATCGAACAGTTCCTTGATCCTGAGCAGGAAGATGACGATTTCCTTATGCTGGATACCTCAAAGTCTGTTAAAGTTGGAGAAAGCCTTTCCCTTGAAGACGGTTACACTCTGGAAGCAAGTGATGTGGAAGATGATTCTGTGATCCTTGAACTGAGCAGGGATGGGAGATCGCTGAAGAAAGAAGAACTGGAAACTGGCGATATATTCATTTATTCCAAAAATGTGGATGGCAATTCACGGACCATTTTTATAGCAAGGATAAGTAAATTTTTTGAATCTTCGACCAGTTCCACTGTTATCCTTAAAGATGTGACGCAGAGACCTGATCTGGAAGAAAATAGCATAGGAAATGTAGTAAGAGATATATCAAAAAATGTATCTGAAAACAACAATAATGATACGAATCCTTTGATATCAATACCTGATAGCATTGACAAAAATAAGGGAGAACTTAATAGCTCTGCTACACAAAACATAATGAATCCTTCATCAACACCTGCCACTAACGGAAATGGGAATGTGACAGATCATGTGAATACTGATAGTTTTATGCCAATTCTATTCATAATTATCATAGCGATAGGAATTGTGATCTTTAAATTGAGCTAAAAGTAAAAAATACATTAATCTTACTTTAATGGGTTCATAATCTTTATATCACACAATCTTCTTTATAGTGCAATCCATAACCGCGGAAAGTGTGAAATTAATATGAGAATCGTAATGAAATTTGGTGGTACTTCGGTAGCAAATGGAGAAAAGATCCGCCATGTTGCTACACTCCTGAAAGGCTTCCATGAAAACGGTCACGAGCTTATTGCAGTTACATCAGCACTTGGTGGTACTACAGATGGGCTTTTGAGCACAGCAAAGGATGTTTCAAAGAACGGCAAAGTCTCGCTGGTCAAAGAGTTCATAGCGGACATCACCAAAACGCATTATGATGCCATACATGCTGCAATAGATGATGAGAATATTATCTCTGAAACCACAGAGGTAATTGATGTTAGATTAGATGAACTGGAAAAAGCCTTAATAGGAATATGTTATCTTG
This DNA window, taken from Methanomethylovorans hollandica DSM 15978, encodes the following:
- a CDS encoding S-layer protein domain-containing protein; translated protein: MRYIRFVVVCVMTLLILLSSPVYCSPEEGAMIYYSEETLSAGDIVQLEQGYSFKLIDSSKDSGDILLKVYYKDEEIDIRDSFGDEDKPFEYIVTMEETNEDKKEEEIDYVVLRITPVDFDEKDDRIYVEVEIEQFLDPEQEDDDFLMLDTSKSVKVGESLSLEDGYTLEASDVEDDSVILELSRDGRSLKKEELETGDIFIYSKNVDGNSRTIFIARISKFFESSTSSTVILKDVTQRPDLEENSIGNVVRDISKNVSENNNNDTNPLISIPDSIDKNKGELNSSATQNIMNPSSTPATNGNGNVTDHVNTDSFMPILFIIIIAIGIVIFKLS